The following proteins are co-located in the Vigna angularis cultivar LongXiaoDou No.4 chromosome 2, ASM1680809v1, whole genome shotgun sequence genome:
- the LOC108327987 gene encoding histone H2AX, whose product MSSTEVSAAAKKGGRGKPKTTKSVSRSSKAGLQFPVGRVARYLKAGRYAQRVGSGSPVYLTAVLEYLAAEVLELAGNAARDNKKTRIIPRHIQLAVRNDEELSKLMGSVTIASGGVLPKIHQNLLPKKAGKGKAEIGSASQEF is encoded by the exons ATGAGTTCCACAGAGGTATCAGCAGCAGCAAAGAAGGGTGGAAGGGGCAAGCCCAAGACCACAAAATCTGTTTCTCGTTCCTCCAAAGCTGGTCTACAATTTCCTGTTGGCCGTGTGGCTCGTTACCTCAAAGCTGGTCGCTATGCACAGCGCGTTGGATCCGGTTCTCCGGTTTACCTCACTGCGGTTCTTGAATACCTTGCTGCTGAG GTTTTGGAACTTGCGGGAAATGCCGCGAGGGACAACAAGAAGACGAGAATTATTCCGAGGCACATTCAGCTTGCGGTGAGGAACGACGAGGAACTGAGCAAACTCATGGGATCTGTAACCATAGCTAGCGGCGGGGTTCTGCCCAAAATTCATCAGAATTTGCTGCCGAAGAAAGCTGGGAAGGGAAAAGCTGAAATTGGATCTGCTAGTCAGGAGTTTTAG
- the LOC108327027 gene encoding pentatricopeptide repeat-containing protein At2g22410, mitochondrial yields MKKLLLLSFSLPSIPKLQSLCHLQQYKWLSYSSQFPKEIKWNSKTNVIITHPTLVAMESCSSMYQLRQIQARMTLTGLITHTFPLSRLLAFCALANAGDLRYAHRLFCRILEPNTFMWNTIIRGYNKARIPAMAFSFFLDMFRRGVPFDPRTFVFTVKACEHFSMAPQGESVHSLARKTGFDSELLVRNGLVHFYAVRGWLNHARGVFDEMPVKDVVTWTTMIDGYAACNCSDVAMELFGLMLEGDVEPNEVTLIAVLSACSHKGDLGMGKMIHEILEKKNVRWGLSLHNALLDMYVKCGCLVDAREVFDRMESRDVFSWTSMVNGYAKCGDLESARRFFEQTPQKNVVCWSAMIAGYSQNDKPKDSLKLFHEMLGEGFVPGEHTLVSVLSACGQLSCFSLGHWIHRYFVDQIRIPVSVTLENAIIDMYAKCGSIDAAAEVFSAMSERNLVSWNSIIAGYAANGRAKQAIEVFDEMRCLGFKPDDITFVSLLTACSHGGLVSQGKEYFDTMERKYGIKPKKEHYACMIDLLGRTGFLEEAYKLIKNMPMLPCEASWGALLSACRKHHNVELATLSASNLLSSDPEDSGVYVLLANIWANERKWGDVRRVRSLMRDKGVKKIPGHSLIEIDGEFKEFLVADESHPQSEEIYRVLDDILLLSKLEDSGCDCDL; encoded by the coding sequence ATGAAAAAACTGCTTCTCCTTTCCTTTTCTCTGCCTTCAATTCCTAAACTCCAATCACTGTGTCACCTTCAACAATATAAATGGCTCTCCTATTCTTCGCAATTTCCAAAGGAAATCAAATGGAACTCCAAAACCAACGTCATAATCACACACCCAACTCTTGTTGCGATGGAATCATGTTCCTCCATGTATCAACTAAGGCAGATTCAAGCGCGCATGACCCTTACTGGCTTAATCACCCACACCTTCCCCCTTAGCAGGCTCCTAGCTTTCTGCGCCCTCGCCAATGCCGGTGACCTCCGCTACGCCCACCGTCTTTTCTGTCGTATTCTTGAGCCCAACACCTTCATGTGGAACACCATCATCCGAGGCTATAACAAGGCCCGAATTCCCGCCATGgccttctctttcttcctcgaTATGTTTCGACGCGGCGTTCCCTTCGACCCCAGAACCTTCGTCTTCACGGTCAAGGCCTGCGAACACTTTTCCATGGCTCCACAGGGGGAGTCCGTGCACTCCCTTGCTCGGAAAACTGGGTTTGATTCCGAGTTGCTCGTGCGGAATGGGTTGGTTCATTTTTACGCTGTTCGGGGTTGGTTGAACCACGCGCGCGgggtgtttgatgaaatgcctgtTAAGGATGTTGTTACTTGGACCACGATGATTGATGGGTATGCGGCGTGCAACTGTTCTGATGTGGCAATGGAGCTATTTGGTTTGATGTTGGAGGGTGATGTTGAGCCCAATGAGGTGACGTTGATTGCGGTGCTTTCAGCTTGCTCACATAAGGGTGACCTTGGTATGGGGAAAATGATTCATGAaattttggagaagaagaatgTGAGGTGGGGTTTGAGTTTACACAATGCTTTGTTGGATATGTATGTGAAATGTGGATGTTTGGTGGATGCTAGGGAGGTTTTTGACAGAATGGAAAGTAGGGATGTTTTCTCTTGGACAAGCATGGTCAATGGGTATGCTAAATGTGGTGACTTGGAGTCTGCTAGGAGGTTCTTTGAGCAAACTCCTCAGAAAAACGTGGTATGCTGGAGTGCGATGATTGCAGGATATTCTCAGAATGACAAACCTAAGGATTCATTGAAATTGTTTCATGAAATGCTTGGGGAAGGTTTTGTTCCGGGGGAGCACACCTTAGTGAGTGTGCTCTCTGCTTGTGGCCAACTAAGTTGCTTTAGTTTGGGCCATTGGATACATCGGTATTTTGTTGACCAAATAAGAATACCGGTGAGTGTTACTTTGGAAAATGCAATTATAGATATGTATGCCAAATGTGGAAGCATAGATGCGGCTGCGGAAGTCTTCAGTGCAATGTCGGAGAGAAACTTGGTTTCTTGGAATTCTATCATTGCAGGCTATGCTGCCAATGGTCGAGCAAAACAAGCTATTGAAGTTTTTGATGAGATGAGATGTTTGGGCTTTAAACCGGATGATATTACATTTGTGAGTTTGTTGACAGCTTGCAGTCACGGTGGCTTAGTTTCTCAAGGTAAGGAATACTTTGACACTATGGAAAGAAAATATGGGATAAAACCAAAAAAGGAACATTATGCTTGCATGATTGATCTACTAGGTAGAACTGGCTTCCTAGAAGAAGCTTACAAGTTAATAAAAAACATGCCAATGCTGCCTTGTGAGGCTTCTTGGGGTGCCCTTTTAAGTGCTTGTAGAAAGCACCACAATGTTGAGCTAGCCACTTTGTCTGCTTCTAATCTTCTAAGCTCGGATCCAGAAGATAGTGGTGTCTATGTGCTTTTGGCAAATATTTGGGCTAATGAGAGAAAATGGGGTGATGTGAGGAGGGTGCGAAGTTTGATGAGAGACAAAGGTGTGAAGAAGATTCCTGGTCATAGTTTAATAGAGATAGATGGCGAATTCAAAGAGTTTTTGGTGGCAGATGAATCACACCCTCAATCCGAGGAGATCTACAGAGTACTGGATGACATACTTTTGTTATCAAAATTAGAAGATTCGGGCTGTGACTGCGACTTATAA